The Saprospiraceae bacterium genome includes a window with the following:
- a CDS encoding SH3 domain-containing protein — MKNYHIGKIFIIVIMNFMCLVLNSQNLNYSIGDTLYTYAFNGLKLREQPTLNSKVLHVIEFGQKVQITDVSKNEYDERIEIDKIKGNWVAINFNEIKGFVFDGYLSKLPNNPLNPENLKFKYLERNMEEDAYEGQQMEKELLEYIDAYFVKECQTVEYFDPHIGKGGLKLEITKLQNGFTKIIKHGWEGFTLELVMSDTRLSEVRNLILYLARKSVVYSSTFEELNDSMQKLSEFSEFQEILSLSMFWVSITKHPNLNTWSIEFNVAEL; from the coding sequence TTGAAAAATTATCATATAGGAAAAATATTCATTATTGTAATAATGAATTTTATGTGTCTTGTTTTGAACAGTCAAAACTTGAATTATTCAATAGGAGACACACTCTATACTTATGCATTTAATGGTCTGAAATTGAGAGAACAACCAACCTTGAATTCAAAAGTTCTCCATGTTATAGAATTTGGCCAGAAGGTTCAAATAACTGATGTAAGTAAAAATGAATATGACGAACGAATAGAAATTGATAAAATTAAGGGTAATTGGGTAGCAATTAATTTTAATGAAATTAAAGGATTTGTATTTGATGGTTACCTAAGTAAATTGCCAAATAATCCATTAAATCCTGAAAACCTAAAATTTAAATATTTAGAAAGGAACATGGAAGAAGATGCTTATGAAGGTCAGCAAATGGAAAAAGAACTGTTAGAATATATTGATGCTTATTTCGTAAAAGAATGTCAAACTGTAGAATATTTTGATCCACACATTGGCAAAGGTGGTCTAAAATTAGAAATCACAAAACTTCAAAATGGTTTTACAAAAATAATAAAACATGGATGGGAAGGATTTACTTTGGAACTTGTAATGTCAGACACCAGACTTTCAGAAGTAAGAAATTTAATCCTATACTTGGCTAGAAAGTCAGTTGTTTATTCAAGTACATTTGAAGAATTAAATGATTCTATGCAAAAGTTAAGTGAATTCTCTGAATTTCAAGAAATATTAAGTTTAAGCATGTTCTGGGTTAGCATTACAAAACACCCTAATTTGAACACATGGTCAATCGAATTTAATGTTGCTGAATTATAA